A segment of the Pirellulales bacterium genome:
TCACTGCTGGCAGCGCGACGTCCGCCCACGCCGACATTTTACATGGAATCGGCGTCATGGGCGATAGTGGTTCCATCTCATCGCCATCGTACAAATGGCCTGCTCAATTGCAGACCAACCGAGGGCTGAACTTTGGCGGCAGTGGACTTCCCTACGATCATGCAGTCGGCGGCGCGACTTCTGCGACCCTTCTAAGCGGTGGTCAACAGACGAAGATGGCCGCAGATGTTACCGCTGGAAAGGTCACACTAGGAATTACCTTCGTCGGCAATGACGATTGGGGAACGTCCGCGGCATTGGCGATTGCGGCAGGAACAGCGACGCCAGCTCAGACCACGGCCTTCCAAAATTCGGTAGTCAACAATATCCAGACGGCCGTGAACACAGAGTTTGCCGCTGGCATACAAGGGATGCTGCTCGGCAGCGTAGAAGACGTGTCACTGACGCCGGAAGGGCAGTCGATCGGCGATCCCGACGCGATTGCCAGGGTGCAAGGGACCATCAGCAACATTAATTCGCAATTGCTGACGTACGCCCAGACAATGCACATTCCGTTCGTCGACTTTTATACGCTGGGAGACAATATCTACGCGACCGGCCAATTGAAAGTTGGTGGCGTCGCCATCGATTTGACTGATTCGGGATCTGACCCCCACGATTTTTGGATGGACGGCTTGCACCCCGGAATCGTGGGCAACGCCATCCTTGGCAATATGTGGATGGAAGCCATTAATATCGCCTATGGAACGCATTTGGCGCTGTACACAGATAAGCAGATCCTAGCCTTGGCAGGACTGAGCAGCTCGTATACGGGCGAGACCTTTTCGACCTCCTACAACCTTGCGAACTACATCCACTTCACACCGGTGCCAGAGCCATCGACATTCGTTCTCGGCGTCGCAGGTGTTGTCGGCCTGGGCTTTGTCACCCTGCGGAAGAAGTTTCGGCGGGCGTAGCATAGCACTGCCAAGTAACTCGTAATCCGACAAGCCCCGGTCGGCCCTCCGTTTTGGCTGGGTATTTTCGTCCCGCAAGCACTATTGCAGCGCGGCAGTGTCGTCCAGTCAATCCTTTGATGGCACTCCGAGAAAAGCGTGATGAGCACTCCCGGGGCTGTTCGCCAGGCCGAGCCCTTCAATGATGACAAGAAGCAGTGGGGCGAATTCCAGCAGCGTTCTCCGAGACAATCCGAGGTCGGCAGCGTGCGGGAGAAATTGAATGCGTTCATCGGCAAGCGGAGCGTTACGATGCCTGGCACGAACCGCCGGCAAACTGAAAAGCTGATCAAACATGGTCGAACCTCCCCAGAGGGTAGAGGAAATTTGGTTCGTCGATGGCAGAGGAGAAAATTGTGCGGCGCAACAAACAGTGCGCACGCCTGATTTACCGTGACCGCTCGTGGCAACACCATATAATCACGTTTGCCACACAATAAAGTTTATGTGGTGCGCCACATAAGCTTTATTTGACGACCCTCGCGACCTATAGCGGGCACCGGCGCTGCGTCGCTACGGCCAGTTCATCCGCAACTGCGCCAAGGCCCTGAATCCAAACGGCAAACTCGCCATCCTGATGGGGGACTATTGTGACCGTGAGGCAGGCTTTGTGCCACTGACCTATCACACCAAGCGGCTGGCCTTCGAGTGCGGTCTGAAGCAGACATGCACCGACATTATCCGCTTCAGCCATGGCGCATCGAGCAGCCGCAAGGTCTACCGTTCGTCATTTATCCCCGGCCTGCACGACGTGTGCATGGTTTTTGAGCAATCGAATTCAACTCAACAATGCTCCTCCTCGGGTAAATAGCATCCGCCGGTGGACCCGCGATCGCCAATTTTGCGCGGTCTCCGTAGCGGGCAGCCCTGTCGCAAGCTGTCGTCAGCCTCAAAGCCGCGCCGAAACGGCGCAGACAGACGGGTGATTCTGACCCATTTCGGACTGAAGCTAGAGTAGCGTTCCAAAGAAAAGTCAGGCTAGCTGAAACCTGAGTTGAATGACCAAACTGGAATGTTGGCAAACGCAACTACGTTGCAGACGTCTTCCCTTAGCAGTGCTAAGGAGGAATTTCACGGTGAAATTTGCATGACAGCCATCAATCAAGCTTGAAAGATGGCTGGCTTTCCAGCTTGCCGACATGAAAGCCAGCAAGAAATCTGTCTTGCCAGAATGTCGGACAGATGGATTGCCAGATGGCAAGCAAGCAATCGTGCATGATTGCCAGCGAGCAAGCCTGAAAGGCTGTCATCCTGCCAGATTGATTTCGTGCTTGCACGTTTGCATGAAATCGTGCTATCCGTTGAAGATGATTATTACGATCGCAAATTCCAAGGGCGGTGTCGGTAAGTCGACACTCGCCGTCCACCTGGCAGCGTGGCTCCATGAGCAGGGCTGCCGCGTAACTCTTGCCGACTGCGACACGCAGCAATCGTCCTCGGAGTGGATTCGCGAGGCGCAGCCTGGAATCAAGGCTGTGCGCCTCGATAACCCGGATGTGATTCTGAATGAATTACCCAATCTGAACCAGGACGCGGACTTCATCGTCGCCGATGGCCCGGGTAGCCAAACGGAGACCAGTCGCGCATTACTGTTGCGAGCCGACCTGGCGATAGTGCCATGTAAGGCCAGCATGCTGGAAATCAGAGCCTTGGCCAAAGCCACCGACGTGCTTCGGCAAGCCCAGGACATCCGCAAGGGAGTACCCCAAGCCGTCATCGTGCTGAGCATGATCGGCATGCACTACCGACTGACCAAGGACATGAAAGACGCCGCCGCCGCGCTATCGCTACCGCTGGCAACCAATGCCATGATCCTGCGGCAGATTTATGCCGACGCACCGGGGCAGGGGGCCGTCGTGTGGAACATGGGAGCCCGCGCCCGTGACGCCGCCAACGAAGTCGATGCGTTGTTCCGCGAGATCTTGCCGAATGTGGCCAAGAACCGCGTCATCACTAGACGAGACGTTGCGAAAGCGTAGGGGGGAAGGGATGGCCGATCGACGCTCTCTCATCGATGGACTGCAATCGACGCCCCCGCCTATCGACAACGAAGCGGAGAAGGATTTCGTCTACGGCGAGAAGGTCAAGCCGCCGCAGAACATGACCCCGACAACCCCCACGATTAACCGGGTGCCGATCAGCACGCGAATGCGAGAAGACTTTGCCAAGGCGCTGAAACGCGCCTCATTGGAGCGGCAGTTGAAGGGCCTTGAACCCAACACACTGCAAGACATCCTGGAAGAAGCCATTGAGCCGTGGCTCAGAACCAACGGCTATATTTCCTGATTCAGTCAGAGGGAGCGGGCAGAGACTGCACCTCGGCCAGCGGCAATTCATGCTGCCTGCTGGAGCCTTTGAGGTGATAGGACTTGACGAACGCCAGCCGGTCTCCGTTGAACATGAAGCGGATGTTGACGAAGAAGACGCCGTCACTGGCACTGCGGTAGAGGAATTCTTTTTCCAGCAGCTCCCGTACGCCCCGTTGATACGTGCGGTCGCTCATGCCGTGGTCCTTCGCGACGTACTGATTCAGCTTGATTTCATCGGAGCCGGGGCTGGCACGCATCTGCAGATACACGAGTTCAAATACCTGGATGCCGGTCTTCGAGAGACCAGCCGCTTGTTTGATCCCATCAAGGAACATCTTGACGAATCGCGTGGTGTCCACTTCTTCGTCCCACCAGAATCCCATGCCGCCGATACCTTTGAGTTCGCCAGTGCTATTGTCGACGATCATCGAGGCCTTGCCACCGGGCACCTGAAACCGCCTGTTACGCGTGGGTATCCCGTTCGCGGATGGGACGCTTGGATTAGTGCGGTAGATGGGGAAGCCCCGTTTCACGCTGAGCTGGTTTGTGGGCAGCTCAACAACCTGCTGCTCTGCTTGGCGCTCATCCGTCATTTTTGTCCTCCATTTTTGTCACTTCACAGACAGCGCACTGGCACACGACCGACAAAGGCGCAAGGGATTTTTGTCGGTCCACCGTCCATTCGTGACGGTCTACCGCCCAAATCTGTCGTTTCGGATTCAGCGAAATCAAACAGTTACGCCGTTCCCCTTTCTTATACAAATACTGCCTTCCTGATCCCGACGCCGGAGCGCGCCCACACAGCGCATGGCGACGGCGGCGAGGATCAAAACACGGTCACTTCAAGATGTCGTTAAGCGATCGAGTCGAACAACAATCCTGGTCAAGCCGTTCGATTCCTCTGGAAAATGAGTTAGTTAGTTGATTTCTACGAGGCGATGCGACCACCGCTCGGAATATCGGCCGGAGGAATGAATGAATTGGCATTCATGAAGAAGTGGTCAGGGGTACATAGCGCAATCGACCGGCAGAATCGAATTTGG
Coding sequences within it:
- a CDS encoding ParA family protein, whose product is MIITIANSKGGVGKSTLAVHLAAWLHEQGCRVTLADCDTQQSSSEWIREAQPGIKAVRLDNPDVILNELPNLNQDADFIVADGPGSQTETSRALLLRADLAIVPCKASMLEIRALAKATDVLRQAQDIRKGVPQAVIVLSMIGMHYRLTKDMKDAAAALSLPLATNAMILRQIYADAPGQGAVVWNMGARARDAANEVDALFREILPNVAKNRVITRRDVAKA